A stretch of Arachis hypogaea cultivar Tifrunner chromosome 15, arahy.Tifrunner.gnm2.J5K5, whole genome shotgun sequence DNA encodes these proteins:
- the LOC112748720 gene encoding peroxidase 10, giving the protein MECTNNKHPFLFLFWLVFLTPLVCSQLYYNFYDSTCPNLTRIVRYNVLSAMNNDTRIAASLLRLHFHDCFVNGCDGSVLLDTTSTFTGEKNARPNKNSVRGFEVIDTIKSALEKACPATVSCADILTLAAREAVFLSKGPFWVVPLGRRDGTTASESEANNLPSPFDPLENITAKFVAKGLELKDVAVLLGAHTFGFAQCFTFKARLFNFGGTGKSDPTLDGSLLQNLQNLCPNQASSDTNLAPLDPVTTNTFDNMYYRNLLNNSGLLLSDQALMGDNTTASLVNTYSKWPLLFFRDFAVSMEKMGRISVLTGQQGQVRTNCRFVN; this is encoded by the exons ATGGAATGTACTAATAATAAGcatccttttcttttcttgttctggCTAGTGTTCCTCACTCCTTTAGTGTGCTCTCAACTTTACTATAATTTCTACGACTCAACTTGCCCAAACCTCACCAGAATCGTTAGATACAACGTTTTGTCAGCTATGAACAATGACACAAGGATTGCAGCTTCTCTCCTGCGCCttcatttccatgattgtttcgTCAAC GGATGTGATGGATCTGTGCTGCTTGATACAACCAGCACTTTTACTGGGGAGAAAAATGCTCGGCCTAACAAGAATTCAGTGAGAGGATTTGAGGTGATTGACACAATCAAATCAGCATTAGAGAAGGCATGTCCAGCCACTGTGTCATGTGCTGATATACTAACTCTAGCTGCAAGAGAAGCTGTTTTTCTT AGTAAAGGGCCATTTTGGGTTGTCCCTCTTGGTCGTAGAGATGGCACGACAGCAAGTGAGAGCGAGGCAAATAATTTGCCATCACCCTTTGATCCACTTGAAAATATTACAGCCAAGTTCGTTGCCAAAGGTCTTGAATTGAAGGATGTAGCAGTGCTCCTAG GTGCACACACCTTTGGGTTTGCACAATGCTTTACATTCAAGGCAAGGCTATTCAACTTTGGTGGAACTGGTAAATCGGATCCAACACTAGATGGTTCACTACTACAGAATCTACAAAACCTATGTCCAAACCAAGCTAGCTCTGACACAAACTTGGCACCCTTGGATCCTGTGACAACCAACACATTCGACAACATGTATTACAGAAACCTGCTGAACAATTCAGGGCTGCTTCTATCAGACCAGGCTCTAATGGGTGACAATACCACTGCTTCATTGGTCAACACGTATAGCAAGTGGCCTCTTCTCTTCTTCAGAGACTTTGCTGTTTCTATGGAGAAAATGGGCCGCATTAGTGTGCTCACTGGACAACAGGGCCAAGTAAGGACTAATTGTAGGTTTGTCAACTAA
- the LOC140179089 gene encoding uncharacterized protein: MHSSSGDTQNGQNVDPFVDDEVLNGYDDSMLDVDIEDNFIPSSETLDGMQKFYLSNEAINERDREIVAILRNMLDKYNSLAKNFCYARDRYQQEICTNIKFKLISKRTTDGRTYNLPSASEVAALIVSDVEQLSKDKDIIIESQSRKLQRIDVFHPSYLALQYPLLFPYGEDGFCLGIATSDSISARPTKKNKTITLRQFFAFRLQKRTGESPLIMRSKRLFQQFLVDAYTMVESEKLKFFRCKQPQLRVDKYKCLYESLINGDVDAARLGKRIILPSTFTGGPRYAGYPSYFITMTCNLEWDEIRREVTPIGLKAEDRLDILCRVFKIKLDGLIDDLKEEKIFGKILGYDIDKHITAEIFDENERPNLYGAVQNYIVHGPCGPYNKNSPCMKNGSCSKFYFKEFIQQTLIDEAGFPKYRRTDNGRTVKKMECILDNKFIVPYNPELLLKFRCHINMEYTCQISSIKYLFKYVHKGNDRVTTTLYNAGDPSEATQVVDEIMNYYDYRYISVCEAVWRLFGYEIQEKEPFVIRLPFYLEDEQPVVYGETSNVNDIVERAISHKSIFWDG, encoded by the exons TTCCAATGAAGCTATAAATGAGCGGGATAGGGAAATTGTGGCAATATTAAGAAACATGCTAGACAAATATAATAGTTTGGCAAAGAATTTTTGCTATGCAAGAGATAGGTACCAACAGGAAATTTGCACAAACATAAAGTTTAAGTTGATTagtaaaaggactacagatggcaggacatacaacttgccatctgCATCCGAGGTGGCTGCATTGATTGTTAGTGATGTCGAACAACTTAGCAAagataaagatattattatagagAGTCAATCTAGAAAGCTCCAACGGATTGATGTTTTTCATCCATCTTATTTAGCCTTGCAATATCCATTGTTGTTTCCGTATGGGGAGGATGGATTTTGTTTGGGTATTGCAACATCAGATTCTATCTCTGCTAGGcctacaaagaaaaacaaaacaatcaCTTTGCGACAATTCTTTGCTTTTCGACTACAGAAAAGGACGGGTGAATCTCCGTTAATTATGAGATCAAAGAGATTATTCCAACAGTTTCTGGTAGATGCCTACACAATGGTGGAATCAGAGAAGTTAAAATTCTTTAGGTGTAAACAACCACAGTTGAGGGTTGATAAATACAAATGTCTGTATGAAAGTCTTATAAACGGGGATGTAGATGCTGCAAGGCTTGGCAAAAGAATCATTCTTCCCAGTACTTTTACCGGTGGACCTAG ATATGCAGGATATCCTAGCTATTTTATTACCATGACCTGTAACCTTGAATGGGATGAGATAAGAAGAGAAGTGACTCCCATTGGATTGAAGGCAGAAGACCGTCTTGATATATTATGTCGAGTTTTCAAGATCAAGCTTGATGGTTTGATTGATGACCTAAAAGAGGAAAAAATCTTTGGCAAAATTTTGGGAT ATGATATAGACAAACATATAACAGCTGAGATTTTTGATGAAAATGAAAGGCCAAATCTATATGGAGCTGTTCAAAATTACATAGTACATGGTCCATGTGGTCCGTACAACAAGAATTCACCTTGCATGAAGAATGGATCCTGTTCAAAGTTCTATTTTAAAGAGTTTATACAACAAACACTCATTGATGAGGCCGGATTTCCCAAATATAGGCGTACTGATAATGGTCGAACAGTGAAGAAAATGGAATGTATACTAGACAATAAGTTCATTGTTCCGTATAATCCAGAATTGTTGCTCAAGTTCAGGTGCCACATAAATATGGAATACACATGCCAAATAAGTTCTATTAAGTATCTGTTTAAGTATGTACACAAGGGTAATGACCGCGTAACAACTACTCTATACAATGCTGGTGATCCGTCAGAAGCCACACAAGTTGTTGACGAAATTATGAATTACTATGATTATAGGTACATTTCGGTATGTGAGGCAGTCTGGCGTCTATTTGGATAcgaaatccaagagaaagaaccATTTGTGATTAGACTTCCATTCTATTTGGAGGATGAGCAACCTGTGGTTTATGGTGAAACTTCTAATGTGAATGATATCGTCGAAAGAGCAATATCTCATAAGTCCATTTTTTGGGATGGATAG